The window GCCCAGTACACCGAGCGGCTGGCTGCGGCAGGAGCGGATCGCGATGCGCCCATGGCGGCCAAGGGCGGCGCCGGGGGCCATGCCTGCGGTGGCCACTGAGGCTCCCTGCCAGCTCGGCCACGCTGCTGGCGCGTAAAGTCGCCGAAGCCCCTGCACACCAAGGTGCTATTGAAAACATAGCTGTAGGCGCAATATTTACTTGCACCAGCGGCTGGTTTTGTTTCAATGGCGTTCTCCAAATTGCGACAGATGCCCCAATGCAACGCGGGGTTGTCGCTGTACCTCTGGCGTTCACGCGCCTAGCATGATTCTTATGAGCACCACGCATTTTGGTTTTCAGTCGGTGGACGAGCAGGACAAGGCACGCCGCGTGCGTGGCGTGTTCGATTCCGTGGCCTCCAAGTACGACGTGATGAACGACCTCATGTCGGCGGGTTTGCACCGCGCCTGGAAGGCTTACACCGTGATGGTGGCCAACCTGCGCGAAGGCAGCCAGGTGCTGGACATCGCGGGTGGCACGGGTGACCTGTCGCTGGCGTTCTCCAAGAAGGTGGGCGCGTCGGGCCGCGTGGTGCACACGGATATCAACGAAGCCATGCTGCGCGTGGGCCGCGACCGGCTCATCAACGAAGGCGTGGTGTTGCCCACCCTGGTCTGCGACGCCGAGAAGCTGCCGTTCCCCGACGCGCATTTCGACGTGGTGAGCGTGGCCTTTGGCCTGCGCAACATGACGCACAAGGACCAGGCCATTGCCGAGATGTGCCGCGTGCTCAAGCCCGGCGGCAAGCTGCTGGTGCTGGAATTTTCCAAGGTGGCGCAGCCGCTGACCAAGGTGTACGACTGGTATTCATTCAAGGTGCTGCCCCAGTTGGGCAAGCTGGTGGCGGGCGACGACGCGAGCTACCGGTACCTGGCGGAGTCGATCCGCATGCACCCGGGGCAGGAAGAACTCAAAAGCCTCATGCAAAAAAATGGTTTTGGGCATGTGGACTATCACAACATGACGGGGGGCATTGTGGCTCTTCATGTTGGAATCAAGTGCTGAGCGGTTTGCTCGGCGGATAACGGAGACGGAGAAGTCATGATGAAACTGTGGTCTGTGGTGTTGGTCGCGATGCTGGCGTTTGCGCACGCCGATGCCGACGCCGCGCGGCGACTGGGTGGTGGCAAATCGGTGGGCAAGCAGTCCAGCAACGTGACGCAGCGCGAGTCGGCCACGCCGCCCGCCACGCCCGGGGCACCGGCGCAGAGCGCGACCAATACGGCCGCCGCTGCCAAGCCTGCCACCGCCACGCCGGCGACGGCACCGGCCGCACCGGCCAAGAAGCCCTGGGGCGCCATGCTGGGCGGCCTGGCGGCTGGCCTGGGCCTGGCCTGGCTGGCGCATTCGCTGGGCCTGGGTGCAGGCTTTGGCAACATCCTGATGATTGCGTTGCTGGCCTTTGCCGCGTTTGCCATCTTCAAGATGGTGATGCGGTCCCGCAATGGGGGAGGCAGCAACGGTGCGGGGACCGCTGCCGGTGGCGCTCCGTTCGCGTTCCAGGGCGCAGGGGCCGCAACGCCCGCCGCCGCCCAGGTGCCGCGGCAGTACAGCCCCAACAATGTGGGCAACGACGCTTCTGCCCGCCCCTGGGAGCGCAGCAGCATGGCATTTGACGCATCGCGTGCCGGCCAGGCAGGCGTGGGTTCGGGCGTGGTGATCGGGTCGGGCCTGTCGGGCTCGCAAAACTGGGGCGTGCCTGCCGATTTCGACACCGAGGGTTTCCTGTCGGCGGCCAAGCGCAACTTCGTGACCTTGCAGGGTGCGTGGGACCGCTCGGACATCGCCACCCTGCGGTCCATGATGACGGACAACATGCTCGACGAGATCCGCACCCAGCTGACCGAGCGTGAAGACCACCGCGGCACCCAGCCCAACCACACCGACGTGGTCATGATCGAGGCGCAGCTGCTGGGCATCGAAGACCTGGGCGACGGCTACATGGCCAGCGTCGAGTTCTCGGGCATGATCCGTGAAGAACCCTCGGCCGGGCCCAGCCCCTTCCGCGAGGTCTGGAACATGACCAAGCCCAAGGCGGGCAACACCGGCTGGCTGGTGGCAGGCGTGCAGGCACTGCAGTAATCGCAGCCCAGGGCGCTCCTGTGCGCCAGGGGCATTCCAGTTCAGGGAATAATCGGGGACTATGGCAACACCACAGTCCCCTTTTCCTTTTCTGGACGGCCTCTTCGAGCGGCTGGCCGCCGGTCCACAGCCCCCGCAATGGCTGGTGCATGAAGTGCAGCAGCGTCTGGTGCTGTTTCTCAACCATGTGCTGATGCAGGAAAAAGAGGCCACCGACCGGCTGGTGCGCCAAAAAGGCCGCGTCGCTCGCGTGCAGTGGCGGGTTTACTCCCTGTCGCTGGTCATCACCCCGGCAGGCCTGTTCAACCTGGCGCCCGAATCTGCCGTGCCGGATCTGCGGCTGGAAGTGACCGACAGCTCTCCCTTCACCCTGGCCCAGGCCGCGCTGCGGGGCGACAAGCCGACCATCCGCATCGAGGGCGATGTGCAACTGGCCGCAGAGATCAACTGGCTGGTGGACCATGTGCGCTGGGACGTGGAAGAGGACCTGGCCCGCGTGATCGGTGATGCCCCCGCGCACACGCTGGCGCAGTTTGCCAGCCGCGCTGCACAGGCGCTGCGCCAGTTTGTGGGTTCGCGCATGGCCGCAGCCGGCCAGTCGCCCTCATCGGCGGTCGCGCCGATGGCTACGGTGGCGCCGGTGGCTCCTGGCACTCCGACGGCTGCGCCGCTGTCGCCCTCGGGTGGTTCCGACCGGGCTGACGCATGAAGCGCTTCTTGCGGGGGGCTGCCATCCTGTGGGTGGTGTTCCGGTTCGGCCTGGACGGCTTGCTGCTAGACAGCTTTCAAAAGCCCTGGCTGCGCATGATCTCGCGCATCCTGTCCATCGGGCGCAACCTGGATGCGCCGCGTGGACAGCGCCTGCGCGAGGCGCTGGAGAGCCTGGGGCCCATCTTCGTCAAGTTTGGCCAGGTGCTGTCCACCCGGCGCGACCTGCTACCGCCCGACATGGCCGACGAACTGGCCCGCCTGCAGGATCGGGTGCCGCCGTTCGACCCCGACATTGCGATTGCCACCATCGAGCGCGCTTTTCGCCGCCCCGTGGACGAGGTGTTCACCACCTTCGACCGTATCCCGGTGGCCAGTGCGTCCATTGCCCAGGTCCATTTCGCCACGTTGCGTGATCGCCAGGGCATCGAGCGCGAGGTAGCGGTCAAGGTGCTGCGTCCGGGCATGCTGCCCGTGATCGAAAAGGACCTGAGCCTCATGCGCATGATGGCGGGCTGGGTCGAGAGCCTGTCGGCCGATGGCAAGCGCCTCAAGCCGCGTGAGGTGGTCGCCGAGTTCGACAACTACCTGCACGACGAGCTGGATCTGGTGCGCGAGGCGGCCAACGCCGCGCAGCTGCGGCGCAACATGACCGGGCTGGACCTGGTGCTGATTCCCGAGATCTTCTGGGACTTCTGCCACCCCGAGGTCATGGTGATGCAGCGCATGAAGGGCGTTCCCATCAGCCAGGTCGAGCGCCTGCGTGATGCCGGGGTGGACATCCCCAAGCTGGCGCGCGACGGCGTCACCATCTTCTTCACCCAGGTGTTTCGCGACGGCTTTTTCCACGCTGACATGCACCCGGGCAACATCCAGGTGAGTCTGGAGCCAGCCACGTTCGGCCGCTATATCTCGCTGGACTTCGGCATCGTCGGCACGTTGACCGAAGTGGACAAGGAATACCTGGCGCAGAACTTCGTGGCGTTTTTTCCGCCGGGACTACAAGCGGGTGGCGGAGCTGCACATCGAAAGTGGCTGGGTGCCCCCGGGGACGCGGGTCAACGACCTCGAATCGGCCATTCGCGCCGTGTGCGAACCGTATTTCGACCGGCCGCTCAAGGAAATCTCGCTCGGCATGGTGCTGATGCGCCTGTTCCAGACCTCACGCCGTTTTCAGGTCGAAATCCAGCCCCAGCTGGTGCTGCTGCAAAAAACCCTGCTCAACATCGAAGGCCTGGGCCGCCAGCTCGACCCCGAACTCGATCTCTGGAGCACGGCCAAGCCTTTCCTCGAAAAGTGGATGCTCGAGCAGATGGGCCCCCAGCGCCTGTGGCGCGAACTGCGGGCGGAGGCGCCGCACTATGCCAAGCTGCTGCCCGAGCTGCCACGGCTGGTCTACGACGCGCTGCGCCAGCGCCCGGCGGACCACCAGTCGGCGATCCGCGAGCTGCTGGAAGCCCAAAACCGCACCAACCGGCTGCTGCAAGGCATCATTTTTGCTGGGGTGGGGTTTGTGCTGGGCTTGCTGCTCATCCAACTGCTGATCAGAATCCGGCTTTTCTGACGATCTGCATGTGCGGGGCCCCCGGGCAGGGGGCCGGTGCTGTCGTCGGATTTCTTCACCATCGACCGACCGAGACAAAAAGAGAGAGGAGCGCGCTGTGCTGCTGACCCTGGTTATCGTTTACCTGCTGATCACGATCGGCATCGGCCTGTTGGCAGCCCGGCGCGTCAAGAACGCTGCGGACTTCGCCATCGCCGGGCGCCACCTGCCGCTGTACATGATCATCACCACCACGTTCGCCACGTGGTTCGGGTCAGAGACCGTGCTGGGCATTCCCGCCAAGTTCATCGAGGGTGGCCTGGGCAATGTGGTGGAAGACCCCTTCGGCGCGGGCTTCTGCCTGATCCTGGTCGGCCTTTTCTTTGCTGGCAAGCTGTACCGCATGACGCTGCTCACCATCAGCGACTACTACCGCGAGCGCTACGGCCGTGCGGTGGAAGTCGTCTGCTCGCTGATCATCATGCTGAGCTATCTGGGCTGGGTTTCGGCCCAGGTCACGGCGCTGGGGCTGGTGTTCAACCTGTTGTCTGGCGGCGCCATCAGCATTCCGGTGGGCATGACGATTGGCGTGGTCTCCATCCTGGCCTACACGCTGTTCGGCGGCATGTGGTCGGTGGCGGTCACCGACTTCATCCAGATGATCATCCTGGTGGTGGGCCTGGCCATCATTGCCGTGTTTGCGGGCAACATGGCCGGCGGGGCCGACAAGGTGATCGAGTTCGCGTCCAGCCGTGAGCTGTTCCGGTTCCTGCCTGAACCGAAGTTCCATGACGTGATGTTCTTCATCGCGGCGGGCGTGACCATGATGTTCGGCTCCATCCCCCAACAGGACGTCTTTCAGCGCGTGATGTCGGCCAACAACATTCAGGCGGCCACGCGAGGCCCTGTGATCGGCGGCATCTGCTACATCCTGTTCGCCTTTGTCCCCATGTTCCTGGTGGCCAGCGCACTCATCATCATGCCGACCGAAACGGCTGCGCTGCTCAAGGACGACCCGCAAAAGGTGCTGCCCACGCTGGTGCTGGAGAAGATGCCTTTCGTGATGCAGGTGCTGTTCTTCGGGGCCCTGCTGTCGGCGCTCAAATCCACGGCCTCGGCCACCCTGCTGGCGCCGAGCGTCACTTTCACCGAGAACATCTGGCGCCAGTTCCGCCCGCACAGCTCGGACAAGCAGCACCTGCGCACGATGCGCATCACCACGCTGGTGTTCAGCGCCTGTGTGCTGGCTTATGCCATCTACATGCAGGGCACGTCGATCTATGAGCTGGTGTCGGGCGCCTACCAGGTGCCGCTGGTGGGTGCGTTTGTTCCGCTGGTGTTCGGCCTGTACTGGAAGCGCGCCACCACGCAGGGCGCGATCTTTGCCATCGTGCTGGGCCTCGTGACCTGGCTGTTGTTCCTGGCCACACCGGCAGGGGCAACCTTCCCGGCGCAGTTGGCAGGTTTGCTCGCTGCGCTGGCGGGCATGCTGATCGGCTCTCTCGGGCCACAGGCCATCCGCAACAGCCACGCCACTCACCACAAGATGGTCGGTGTGGAATAGACCAGTGGTTATGGGCATGCCGCCTATAATTGAGGGTTTTGGTGCGACACGTAACGTGTTGCTCTGAGAGAGGTAGCTAGCCTCACTAAATAATTAGCAATTAAATCAAGCACTTACGGTGCTTTTATTTAGAGATTGAGAGCCGGTAAAACGGTCCTCTACAGACCGCAACCTAGTTGCGGTTTTGATAATTGCAGCGGGTAAAACCGACTGCAATGCAGGGTTAAACCTGCTTTCATCGCGGCAGTGATGCCGTCTGTGGCGCTCGCGCAACTTGCCGACGAGTCCGCCACAAGCGGAACTCGCCAATGGGATGACCAAATCCGTCCACGGATTGGTCACCTTGTAAATTGCGCTGCGCATCTCTGACTCTCAGAGTGCTCTGCTCTGTTTTGCCTTGTCACACCTTCGTCCGAAGTGCTGTGACCTCTTGTACGACCATGAGTAGCCTAGAGTGGCATGCGGGGACGGTAACGTCTCCGTGTGAAGCCCGCTCGACAATGCGTCCCCGTAACACGGCTGGAGTCCCCTGCGAGGGGGGCGTCAGGACCATCGCCAGCAGAGGTGATATAGGACGCTAGGCTAGTTCCGCATGGGCAACATAAGTGAATCATCGTTTGAACCAGGGTAACAATTGAGCGGCCAAATCTGCTGATAGGCCGTAACCAAACGGTGCGCTGCTGGCATCACCTGTCAAAACTAGGTGTTCGTCGTCACACATGCAGCCCCTGGAGAGATGAGCCCTAAACGGATAGACGTAAACAACGCAAGTTGTCATTCGTCGGCAAGACAGGGAACGTGGTAAGCCCCACTGTCCGCCCAAGCGCTCTGCGCAAGGGCAGGGAAGTCGCGAGACGACCTGTTGGATGAGGGGGTATGGGATAGCGGAGAAAGCGAATGGTTACCTGTAATGGGTGGCATAGGGGCCCGTGCCCTGACGCGAAAGCGTGCTGACTTCCGCGTGGTGCAATCGTCGTTACACGACTGACTAAGTTCAAACTGACCCCGAAGGGATGCAATTCCCCTTCGGGGGAGGTGTGCGTCTCCAGGGGTTCAACCTGGAGGAAAGCATGAGAAAACACGTCGCTTCGCGCGACGAGTCTGCGTCCTCACGCGAACCGCAAGACTGGCACTCCATCGATTGGGGTCTAGTGGCGCGGAACGTGCGGACGACGCAGACCCGTCTAGCGAAGGCTACGCAAGAAAAAGACTGGCGCCGCGTGAAAGCGCTGCAAAGGTCCCTAACTCACTCGTTCTCGGCCAGAGCGCTGGCCGTGAGAAGAGTGACCGAAAACCAAGGCAAACGAACGAGTGGCGTCGATCGCGAACTTTGGGATTCGCCTGCCTCCAAATGGGCGGCGATCGGTCGGTTGAAGAATCTTCGAGGGTACAAACCGCAGCCCTTGCGGCGGGTCTACATTCCCAAAGCAAACGGGAAGGAAAGGCCGCTTGGCATTCCGACCATGTTTGACAGGGCCATGCAGGCGTTGTTCTTACTGGCATTGGAACCAGTGTCAGAGAGCACCAGCGACCCGAACAGCTACGGCTTTCGGACTGGGCGCTCAACGCACGATGCCATGAGCCAGTTGTTCGTTTCCTTGTCTCAGAAGGCCTCGGCCGAATGGGTACTGGAAGCCGACATTCAGGGGTTCTTCGACCATATCAACCATGACTGGATGCTCGACCGTGTTCTCACAAACAGGGAAGTGCTACGGAAATGGTTGAAAGCCGGAGTGGTCCATCAAGGCCGCTTCTCGCCGACTGATGAGGGAACACCGCAAGGTGGTGTCATTTCGCCAGCCCTGGCGAACTGCGTTCTGAACGGGTTGGAAACGGGACTCGCCGCGCACTTAAAGGCGCGGCTGGGTGTTGTGAAAGTCCGCAGAGCCAAAGTAAATGTGGTCCGCTTCGCGGACGACTTCGTCATCACTGGGAGCTCACGAGAGCTGTTAGAGATTGAAGTCCGACCATGGGTAGAAGCCTTCCTTGCAAAACGAGGATTGCGACTATCGCTGGAAAAGACCTGCGTCACGCACATTGACCGAGGCTTCGATTTCCTTGGATGGAACTTCCGCAAATACCGTGGAAAGTTGCTAATCAAGCCTAGCAAGAAAAACGTGAAAGCGTTTTACCGAAAGGTATCGGAAATCGTACGGACGCATCTATCGACGAAACAGGAGAATCTCATTGCGCAACTGAACCCAATCCTTCGGGGCTGGGCTAGGTATCACCAACCGGTGGTCGCGAAAGAGACGTTCAGTCGGATGGACTACCTCATCTACTGGCGGCTTGTCCGCTGGGCGAGGAGGCGACATCCGAAGAAGTCCCCAAGCTGGTGCACCCAACGTTACTGGAAGGTCATTGGTGAAAGGACAGAGTTCGCAACCAAAGTAGGTACAGAAGACGAACCGATCATGAAACGGTTGGCGCGATTAAGCGACACAGTGATTGAAAGGCATGAAAAGATCAAAGGAGACTACAACCCCTTTGATCCTGTCTGGGAGGAGTATGGAGAGATGTTGCGGACGAAACGCACGGCAAAGAGCCTGCGCCATCGTTACGAAGCGTCAATGCTGTATATCTCCCAGGACGGGCGCTGTGCACTCTGCACGGAACTGCTCGATCATGAGGGCGGCTGGCACGATCATCACATTGTTTACAAGGTGAATGGCGGGTCGGACGCTATGTCTAACCGGGTGCTCCTGCACCCGGTGTGCCATCAGAGGCTGCATGCCCTTGGGTTGCCGGTCGCGAAGCCGGCCTCAACAAGGCTTAGGGTCCAAGATAAGAAAGGCGCGTAGAGTAAAATCGCGTGTTTTGCTTATTGCTGGACTAAGTTGTGCTTGAGCCGTGTGCGGTGAAAGTCGCACGCACGGTTCTTAGGGGGGGATGGTCCAGTAATGGGCTGTC of the Acidovorax sp. 107 genome contains:
- the ubiE gene encoding bifunctional demethylmenaquinone methyltransferase/2-methoxy-6-polyprenyl-1,4-benzoquinol methylase UbiE, which encodes MSTTHFGFQSVDEQDKARRVRGVFDSVASKYDVMNDLMSAGLHRAWKAYTVMVANLREGSQVLDIAGGTGDLSLAFSKKVGASGRVVHTDINEAMLRVGRDRLINEGVVLPTLVCDAEKLPFPDAHFDVVSVAFGLRNMTHKDQAIAEMCRVLKPGGKLLVLEFSKVAQPLTKVYDWYSFKVLPQLGKLVAGDDASYRYLAESIRMHPGQEELKSLMQKNGFGHVDYHNMTGGIVALHVGIKC
- a CDS encoding Tim44 domain-containing protein, whose product is MMKLWSVVLVAMLAFAHADADAARRLGGGKSVGKQSSNVTQRESATPPATPGAPAQSATNTAAAAKPATATPATAPAAPAKKPWGAMLGGLAAGLGLAWLAHSLGLGAGFGNILMIALLAFAAFAIFKMVMRSRNGGGSNGAGTAAGGAPFAFQGAGAATPAAAQVPRQYSPNNVGNDASARPWERSSMAFDASRAGQAGVGSGVVIGSGLSGSQNWGVPADFDTEGFLSAAKRNFVTLQGAWDRSDIATLRSMMTDNMLDEIRTQLTEREDHRGTQPNHTDVVMIEAQLLGIEDLGDGYMASVEFSGMIREEPSAGPSPFREVWNMTKPKAGNTGWLVAGVQALQ
- a CDS encoding SCP2 domain-containing protein: MATPQSPFPFLDGLFERLAAGPQPPQWLVHEVQQRLVLFLNHVLMQEKEATDRLVRQKGRVARVQWRVYSLSLVITPAGLFNLAPESAVPDLRLEVTDSSPFTLAQAALRGDKPTIRIEGDVQLAAEINWLVDHVRWDVEEDLARVIGDAPAHTLAQFASRAAQALRQFVGSRMAAAGQSPSSAVAPMATVAPVAPGTPTAAPLSPSGGSDRADA
- a CDS encoding sodium:solute symporter family protein, with the protein product MLLTLVIVYLLITIGIGLLAARRVKNAADFAIAGRHLPLYMIITTTFATWFGSETVLGIPAKFIEGGLGNVVEDPFGAGFCLILVGLFFAGKLYRMTLLTISDYYRERYGRAVEVVCSLIIMLSYLGWVSAQVTALGLVFNLLSGGAISIPVGMTIGVVSILAYTLFGGMWSVAVTDFIQMIILVVGLAIIAVFAGNMAGGADKVIEFASSRELFRFLPEPKFHDVMFFIAAGVTMMFGSIPQQDVFQRVMSANNIQAATRGPVIGGICYILFAFVPMFLVASALIIMPTETAALLKDDPQKVLPTLVLEKMPFVMQVLFFGALLSALKSTASATLLAPSVTFTENIWRQFRPHSSDKQHLRTMRITTLVFSACVLAYAIYMQGTSIYELVSGAYQVPLVGAFVPLVFGLYWKRATTQGAIFAIVLGLVTWLLFLATPAGATFPAQLAGLLAALAGMLIGSLGPQAIRNSHATHHKMVGVE
- the ltrA gene encoding group II intron reverse transcriptase/maturase produces the protein MRKHVASRDESASSREPQDWHSIDWGLVARNVRTTQTRLAKATQEKDWRRVKALQRSLTHSFSARALAVRRVTENQGKRTSGVDRELWDSPASKWAAIGRLKNLRGYKPQPLRRVYIPKANGKERPLGIPTMFDRAMQALFLLALEPVSESTSDPNSYGFRTGRSTHDAMSQLFVSLSQKASAEWVLEADIQGFFDHINHDWMLDRVLTNREVLRKWLKAGVVHQGRFSPTDEGTPQGGVISPALANCVLNGLETGLAAHLKARLGVVKVRRAKVNVVRFADDFVITGSSRELLEIEVRPWVEAFLAKRGLRLSLEKTCVTHIDRGFDFLGWNFRKYRGKLLIKPSKKNVKAFYRKVSEIVRTHLSTKQENLIAQLNPILRGWARYHQPVVAKETFSRMDYLIYWRLVRWARRRHPKKSPSWCTQRYWKVIGERTEFATKVGTEDEPIMKRLARLSDTVIERHEKIKGDYNPFDPVWEEYGEMLRTKRTAKSLRHRYEASMLYISQDGRCALCTELLDHEGGWHDHHIVYKVNGGSDAMSNRVLLHPVCHQRLHALGLPVAKPASTRLRVQDKKGA